The bacterium DNA segment CCGGACCACGTCATAACTGCCCTGCCAGAACGAGGCCGAGCACATGTCTATGCCCACCTGCTTCAGGATCAGTTCCGGATTTTGCGAGCCGCCGTAGGACAGGATCTTCTCTATCTTGGGCACGAAGGAACGGCCTTCCTTCTTGTAGCGGGCGTAAAGGGCCATGGACAGCAGTTCCCCGAAATTGTAGGCGTAGCAATAGAAGGGGGTCTTGAAGATATGGGCGATGTAGGCCCACTCGTGCTTAAACTCGTCGGCTACGTCCACCGATGAGCCGAGCTGCTCCTTTAGCATCTTCAGATAAAGGTCCGACAGCTGGCTTTCCTTGGCGCCCTGCAGCAGCAGCTGGTGGGCGGCCACCTCGAACTTGACGAAATAAGCCTGGCGCATCACGGTGGCATAGGAGTCGCCGATCTTCTCCAGCAGCATGGCCCGCTTCTCCCGGTCAGACCTGGTCTGGGACAGCAGCCTTTCAAACACCAGCATCTCGGCGGTGGTGGAGGCGGTCTCGGCCAGGGGCAGGGTGGTCTCGGCCGGCGTTACCGAATGGGCCGAGGCGTAAAGGTCGTGGGCCCCGTGCCCCA contains these protein-coding regions:
- a CDS encoding M3 family metallopeptidase, with product LVLETFREFSPGLAQNARQIFEAGHIDTHPRPGKEAGAFCAMITPKTTPYILLNYTGDNSSVMTMAHELGHGAHDLYASAHSVTPAETTLPLAETASTTAEMLVFERLLSQTRSDREKRAMLLEKIGDSYATVMRQAYFVKFEVAAHQLLLQGAKESQLSDLYLKMLKEQLGSSVDVADEFKHEWAYIAHIFKTPFYCYAYNFGELLSMALYARYKKEGRSFVPKIEKILSYGGSQNPELILKQVGIDMCSASFWQGSYDVVRGWLEELKRLSK